One Streptomyces sp. CNQ-509 DNA window includes the following coding sequences:
- a CDS encoding MFS transporter — protein sequence MASLESRDTDVAPAGSPPAPEGVLRRPYRALSIGIVTVVLLIAFEATAVGTAMPVAAHDLDGIGLYAYAFSAFYTTALFAMVFSGQWCDSSGPLRPLTAGIGAFAAGLVISGTAQTMWAFVAGRAVQGLGGGLVIVALYVTVSRAYPERLRPSILAAFAASWVVPSVVGPLAAGGVTEHVGWRWVFLGIPPLVVVPLAVALPAIRRRARGPVDPAAPPALDRRRVRLALAIAAGGGLLQYAGQDLRWLSLLPALAGVALLVPAVRVLLPRGTYVAARGLPTVVLMRGIAAGSFIAAESFVPLMLVTQRGLSVTEAGMCLAVGGATWALGSWTQARPRLDPYRTQLVRIGMLLAATAIATAPLVLVESLPVWIVPVEWAFGCYGMGMVISGTSVLLLKLSAPEEAGTNSAALQLSDSLANVVLLAVAGVIFAALGGAAVGHGALGAGGDAHAGAFVAVLLPMAAVALVGAAVAGRLRTAPGAKTVTG from the coding sequence ATGGCCAGCCTCGAATCGCGCGACACCGACGTCGCTCCCGCCGGCTCCCCGCCCGCCCCCGAGGGCGTGCTGCGGCGGCCGTACCGGGCGCTCAGCATCGGGATCGTCACCGTCGTCCTGCTCATCGCGTTCGAGGCCACCGCCGTGGGCACCGCGATGCCCGTCGCCGCGCACGACCTGGACGGCATCGGGCTCTACGCCTACGCCTTCTCCGCCTTCTACACCACCGCGCTCTTCGCCATGGTCTTCTCCGGCCAGTGGTGCGACAGCAGCGGGCCGCTGCGGCCGCTGACCGCCGGGATCGGCGCGTTCGCGGCCGGGCTGGTGATCTCCGGGACCGCGCAGACGATGTGGGCGTTCGTCGCCGGGCGGGCGGTGCAGGGGCTCGGCGGCGGGCTGGTGATCGTCGCGCTGTACGTCACCGTGAGCCGGGCGTATCCGGAGCGGCTGCGGCCGTCGATCCTCGCCGCGTTCGCCGCGTCGTGGGTGGTGCCGTCGGTCGTGGGGCCGCTGGCGGCCGGCGGTGTCACGGAGCACGTGGGGTGGCGCTGGGTCTTCCTCGGCATACCGCCGCTGGTCGTCGTCCCGCTGGCCGTCGCCCTCCCCGCGATACGCCGCCGCGCCCGCGGCCCCGTCGACCCCGCCGCGCCGCCCGCCCTCGACCGGCGCCGTGTCCGGCTCGCGCTGGCCATCGCGGCGGGCGGCGGGCTGCTGCAGTACGCGGGGCAGGACCTGCGCTGGCTCTCGCTGCTGCCGGCGCTGGCCGGGGTCGCGCTGCTGGTGCCCGCGGTGCGGGTGCTGCTCCCGCGGGGCACGTACGTCGCCGCGCGCGGGCTGCCCACCGTGGTGCTGATGCGCGGCATCGCGGCCGGGTCGTTCATCGCCGCGGAGAGCTTCGTGCCGCTGATGCTGGTCACCCAGCGCGGGCTGTCGGTGACCGAGGCCGGCATGTGCCTGGCGGTCGGCGGGGCGACGTGGGCGCTGGGCTCCTGGACGCAGGCGCGGCCCCGGCTGGATCCGTACCGGACGCAGCTCGTCCGCATCGGCATGCTGCTGGCGGCCACGGCGATCGCGACGGCGCCGCTGGTGCTGGTGGAGTCGCTGCCGGTGTGGATCGTCCCCGTCGAGTGGGCCTTCGGGTGCTACGGGATGGGGATGGTCATCTCCGGTACGAGCGTGCTGCTCCTGAAGCTCTCCGCCCCCGAGGAGGCCGGCACCAACTCCGCCGCCCTCCAGCTCTCCGACAGCCTCGCCAACGTCGTCCTCCTGGCCGTCGCGGGCGTCATCTTCGCCGCCCTCGGCGGCGCGGCCGTCGGCCACGGCGCCCTGGGCGCCGGCGGCGACGCCCACGCGGGCGCGTTCGTGGCGGTGCTGCTGCCGATGGCGGCGGTGGCCCTGGTCGGCGCGGCGGTGGCGGGGAGACTGCGTACGGCGCCGGGGGCGAAGACGGTTACGGGCTGA
- a CDS encoding GyrI-like domain-containing protein, whose amino-acid sequence MPSSDSRSDGTYDGTYGGKYDVKRALRHLYAPKNTDWELVDVPAQRFLAVDGEGDPNTSARYARAVEALYAVAYTVKFASKRTLGRDFVVGPLEGLWWADRPEVFVARDKGAWQWRMLISLPEWITDDFVEEAKRAALAKKGAAALPALPLLRVDSLREGTSAQLLHVGPYDDEGPALARLHDEYLAANGLRMTGHHHEVYLSDPRRARPEKLKTVLRQPVERAE is encoded by the coding sequence ATGCCCTCTTCCGACAGCCGGTCCGACGGAACGTACGACGGCACGTACGGCGGCAAGTACGATGTCAAGCGCGCGCTCAGGCATCTCTACGCGCCGAAGAACACCGACTGGGAGCTGGTCGACGTACCGGCGCAGCGCTTCCTCGCCGTCGACGGTGAGGGCGACCCCAACACGAGCGCCCGCTACGCCCGGGCCGTCGAAGCGCTCTACGCGGTCGCGTACACGGTGAAGTTCGCCAGCAAGCGCACCCTGGGCCGGGACTTCGTCGTCGGACCGCTCGAAGGGCTGTGGTGGGCGGACCGCCCGGAGGTGTTCGTGGCGCGGGACAAGGGCGCCTGGCAGTGGCGCATGCTGATCAGCCTGCCGGAGTGGATCACCGACGACTTCGTCGAGGAGGCGAAGCGGGCGGCGCTCGCGAAGAAGGGCGCCGCCGCTCTGCCCGCGCTGCCGCTGCTCCGCGTCGACTCGCTTCGCGAGGGCACCAGCGCGCAGCTCCTGCACGTGGGCCCGTACGACGACGAAGGGCCCGCGCTGGCCAGGCTCCACGACGAGTACCTGGCCGCGAACGGCCTCCGGATGACCGGGCACCACCACGAGGTCTACCTGAGCGACCCGCGGCGCGCCCGGCCGGAGAAGCTGAAGACCGTACTCAGGCAGCCTGTCGAACGGGCGGAGTGA
- a CDS encoding helix-turn-helix domain-containing protein has product MAHQTETDGADRGTRDAETWDEELVPTPAGRTCRPEPDCPVEIALDAVAGRWTTLVLRELTGGPHSFGALRAGLPEISPKVLSERLAALRDRGLVLQERLPGFPVRTRYTLTPAGRALRPLLVELYRTGAELTRLRD; this is encoded by the coding sequence GTGGCTCACCAAACGGAAACCGACGGTGCGGACCGCGGAACGCGGGACGCGGAGACGTGGGACGAAGAACTGGTCCCGACCCCCGCCGGGCGCACGTGCCGGCCCGAGCCGGACTGCCCGGTGGAGATCGCGCTCGACGCGGTCGCCGGCCGCTGGACGACGCTGGTGCTGCGCGAACTGACAGGCGGCCCGCACTCCTTCGGTGCCCTGCGCGCCGGGCTGCCGGAGATCAGCCCGAAGGTGCTCAGCGAGCGGCTGGCCGCGCTGCGCGACCGCGGGCTCGTCCTCCAGGAGCGGCTCCCGGGCTTTCCCGTCCGTACGCGCTACACCCTCACCCCCGCCGGACGGGCGCTGCGTCCGCTGCTCGTGGAGCTGTACCGCACCGGGGCGGAACTGACCCGGCTCCGCGACTGA
- a CDS encoding IPT/TIG domain-containing protein — MKTAPPATAVTSQAPLSSQVTMTLAALAATAATPRPSGETVAEQTARIRRGIVAQLQSSTVVSGWELLWLALSPDNANLVYVALNTDGSNQIAVVVRGTVGSPADMLEDLDVGTLVTFSPAGSVEPLAVSAGAMAAFTQVATVRGAEGLAGDVTGAGPIPLTATVTEELAALLQNLPPSPQPTVYVIGHSLGGCVATMLAPYLQAWSWPANPPQLALVTYAAPTAGGQVFADYVDSLPWVQYERHVNAYDLIPLAWSDLTTAMDWYPPPGPAATDKVKELLHVIDGFRKGNVYVQPSADSPITVNPRYHTNDVALTSKTTADFLGQVAYQHADDTYLALLDAPAPDAGPVVTGLSPTTGQGGTEVAITGTGFDTNTAVDFGTVPCTNYTVDSATTLTAYAPEGAGIADVRVTNFLGTSPAAPAARFAYGLTAPVAITSVSPARGRVDTKVTVNGTGFTQDAKVLFRDHASTHVEHESSTSLTARAPRHLPTDPATVDIMVVTDTATSPTGPYDEFTYAD, encoded by the coding sequence ATGAAGACCGCACCCCCCGCCACCGCCGTGACCTCCCAGGCGCCGCTCAGCTCGCAGGTCACCATGACCCTCGCCGCGCTCGCCGCCACGGCCGCGACCCCGCGGCCCTCGGGGGAGACGGTGGCGGAGCAGACCGCGCGGATCCGCCGCGGCATCGTGGCGCAGTTGCAGAGCTCCACGGTCGTCAGCGGCTGGGAGCTGCTGTGGCTGGCCCTCAGCCCGGACAACGCCAACCTCGTCTACGTCGCCCTCAACACCGACGGCTCGAACCAGATCGCGGTCGTCGTCCGCGGCACCGTCGGCAGCCCGGCCGACATGCTCGAAGACCTCGACGTCGGCACGCTGGTGACGTTCAGCCCTGCCGGGAGCGTGGAGCCGCTGGCGGTCTCGGCGGGCGCGATGGCGGCGTTCACGCAGGTCGCGACGGTGCGCGGGGCGGAGGGGCTGGCCGGGGACGTGACCGGCGCCGGGCCGATCCCGCTGACGGCCACGGTCACGGAGGAACTGGCCGCCCTCCTGCAGAACCTCCCGCCGTCGCCCCAGCCCACCGTCTACGTCATCGGCCACAGCCTCGGCGGCTGCGTCGCCACCATGCTCGCCCCGTACCTCCAGGCGTGGAGTTGGCCGGCGAACCCGCCGCAGCTCGCGCTCGTCACGTACGCCGCGCCGACCGCGGGCGGGCAGGTCTTCGCCGACTACGTCGACTCGCTGCCCTGGGTGCAGTACGAGCGCCACGTGAACGCGTACGACCTGATCCCGCTTGCCTGGTCGGACCTGACGACGGCGATGGACTGGTACCCGCCGCCGGGTCCCGCGGCGACCGACAAGGTGAAGGAACTGCTGCACGTGATCGACGGGTTCAGGAAGGGCAACGTCTACGTCCAGCCCAGCGCGGACAGCCCGATCACGGTGAACCCGCGCTACCACACGAACGACGTGGCGCTCACCAGCAAGACCACCGCGGACTTCCTGGGCCAGGTCGCGTACCAGCACGCCGACGACACGTACCTCGCCCTGCTGGACGCCCCGGCGCCGGACGCGGGACCGGTGGTGACCGGCCTGAGCCCCACCACCGGGCAGGGCGGCACGGAGGTCGCGATCACGGGCACCGGCTTCGACACGAACACGGCAGTCGACTTCGGCACGGTGCCCTGCACGAACTACACCGTCGACTCCGCCACCACCCTCACGGCCTACGCCCCCGAAGGCGCCGGCATCGCCGACGTCCGCGTCACCAACTTCCTCGGCACCTCCCCGGCCGCCCCGGCGGCCCGCTTCGCCTACGGCCTCACCGCCCCGGTGGCGATCACCTCGGTCTCCCCGGCCCGCGGGCGGGTCGACACCAAGGTCACCGTCAACGGCACCGGCTTCACCCAGGACGCCAAGGTCCTCTTCCGCGACCACGCCTCGACGCACGTCGAGCACGAGTCCTCCACGAGCCTCACGGCCAGGGCCCCGCGCCACCTCCCCACGGACCCGGCGACGGTGGACATCATGGTCGTCACGGACACCGCCACGTCCCCGACGGGCCCGTACGACGAGTTCACCTACGCCGACTGA
- a CDS encoding DEAD/DEAH box helicase produces MSTTSHHLSPAFPGRAPWGTAGKLRAWQEAAMDRYLQSQPRDFLAVATPGAGKTTFALTLASWLLHHHVVQQITVVAPTEHLKTQWAEAAARIGIRLDPEYSAGPVGKSYQGVAVTYAGVGVRPMLHRNRCEQRKTLVILDEIHHAGDSRSWGEACLEAFEPATRRLALTGTPFRSDTNPIPFVVYEEGNDGIRRSSADYTYGYGNALGDGVVRPVIFLSYSGNMRWRTKAGDEIAARLGEPMTKDATAQAWRTALDPRGDWMPNVLSAADRRLTEIRRGIPDAGGLVIAADQDSARAYAKLIKEITGHRATVVLSDDAGASKRIDEFTDSGDRWMVAVRMVSEGVDVPRLAVGVYATTISTPLFFAQAVGRFVRSRRRGETASVFLPTIPALLGFAHEMEVERDHVLDKPKRDGEEDPYAESEKELAEAEKQQDEETGDQDELPFEALESDAVFDRVVYEGAEFGMQAHPGSEEEQDYLGIPGLLEPDQVQLLLQKRQARQIAHSRKKPAEDADLLELPADRRPVVTHRELMELRKELNSLVGAYVHQSGKPHGVIHTELRRVCGGPPSAEATPGQIRQRIAKVREWATRMK; encoded by the coding sequence GTGAGCACCACCTCTCATCACCTCTCACCGGCCTTCCCCGGCCGTGCCCCCTGGGGCACCGCCGGCAAGCTGCGTGCCTGGCAGGAAGCGGCCATGGACCGCTATCTGCAGTCCCAGCCGCGCGACTTCCTCGCCGTCGCCACCCCCGGCGCCGGCAAGACGACCTTCGCGCTCACCCTCGCCTCCTGGCTGCTGCACCACCACGTCGTGCAGCAGATCACCGTCGTCGCGCCCACCGAGCACCTCAAGACCCAGTGGGCCGAGGCCGCCGCCCGTATCGGCATCCGGCTCGACCCCGAGTACAGCGCGGGGCCGGTCGGCAAGAGCTACCAGGGCGTGGCCGTCACCTACGCCGGCGTAGGCGTACGGCCCATGCTGCACCGCAACCGCTGCGAGCAGCGCAAGACGCTCGTCATCCTCGACGAGATCCACCACGCCGGCGACTCCCGCTCCTGGGGCGAGGCGTGCCTGGAGGCGTTCGAGCCCGCGACCCGGCGGCTCGCGCTCACCGGCACCCCCTTCCGCTCGGACACCAACCCCATCCCCTTCGTCGTCTACGAAGAGGGCAACGACGGCATCCGCCGCTCCTCCGCCGACTACACCTACGGCTACGGCAACGCCCTCGGCGACGGCGTCGTGCGCCCCGTCATCTTCCTCTCCTACAGCGGCAACATGCGCTGGCGCACCAAGGCGGGCGACGAGATCGCCGCGCGTCTCGGCGAGCCGATGACCAAGGACGCCACCGCCCAGGCGTGGCGCACCGCACTCGACCCGCGCGGCGACTGGATGCCCAACGTCCTCAGCGCCGCCGACCGCCGCCTCACCGAGATCCGCCGCGGCATCCCCGACGCCGGCGGCCTCGTCATCGCCGCCGACCAGGACTCCGCCCGTGCCTACGCCAAGTTGATCAAGGAGATCACCGGGCACCGCGCCACCGTCGTGCTCTCCGACGACGCGGGCGCGTCGAAGCGTATCGACGAGTTCACGGACTCCGGGGACCGCTGGATGGTCGCGGTGCGGATGGTGTCGGAGGGCGTGGACGTGCCGCGGCTCGCGGTCGGGGTGTACGCGACGACGATCTCGACGCCGCTGTTCTTTGCGCAGGCGGTGGGCAGGTTCGTACGGTCGCGCAGGCGCGGCGAGACCGCGTCCGTGTTCCTGCCGACGATCCCCGCGCTGCTCGGCTTCGCGCACGAGATGGAGGTCGAGCGCGACCACGTCCTCGACAAGCCGAAGCGGGACGGCGAGGAGGACCCGTACGCCGAGAGCGAGAAGGAACTCGCCGAGGCCGAGAAGCAGCAGGACGAAGAGACCGGCGACCAGGACGAACTTCCCTTCGAGGCACTGGAGTCGGACGCGGTCTTCGACCGGGTCGTCTACGAGGGCGCCGAGTTCGGCATGCAGGCCCACCCCGGCAGCGAGGAGGAGCAGGACTACCTCGGCATCCCCGGGCTGCTGGAGCCGGACCAGGTCCAACTGCTGCTGCAGAAGCGGCAGGCGCGCCAGATCGCGCACAGCAGGAAGAAGCCGGCGGAGGACGCGGACCTGCTGGAACTACCCGCCGACCGGCGCCCCGTGGTCACGCACCGCGAGCTGATGGAGCTGCGCAAGGAGCTGAACTCCCTGGTCGGAGCCTACGTCCACCAGAGCGGCAAGCCGCACGGGGTGATCCACACCGAGCTGCGCCGCGTCTGCGGCGGCCCGCCGAGCGCGGAGGCGACGCCGGGGCAGATCCGGCAGCGGATAGCCAAGGTGCGGGAGTGGGCCACGCGGATGAAGTGA
- a CDS encoding 2Fe-2S iron-sulfur cluster-binding protein, with the protein MSREHQDDQQPQYGTGGWQPMPQGADGDPDATAFVQLPPEAFPEADAGAPLAAPGHGYVPPPIAVPATDPGQTGQFQIPEGLSGQTAQEAPETYGHGGAYGYGPEAAGPGPDDGHGGAHGQGHGDQHGDGGARPRRSGAGGFGQAGLRAVAESRRAAANGGTPANGGVAGGGGYAQDGPDGGQSAYGLRLDAGHDGGAQPWADPGYPVDPGTGTWPGAAAHADAGEGPYGEVPPGPAQHPADREGPPAEGQISAWRPVPQDGDTSPGWAIPTAPDDLPEDSGEYALHDRSAGEGQPDGDAREHAAPEADVPLPPETGRAGPVDEPAPEAVPAGTGPEPAPASALAADEHPLASYVLRVNGADRPVTGAWIGESLLYVLRERLGLAGAKDGCSQGECGACSVKVDGRLVAACLVPAATAAGAEIRTVEGLADQGVHSDVQRALAASGAVQCGFCVPGLAMTVHDLLEGNHSPSDLEARQALSGNLCRCTGYRAVLDAVQEVIAGRRAPDTEDDTEGAERARIPQQAGPGEGGAHPAHDTVRMPPPRPRNPHEGGPR; encoded by the coding sequence GTGAGCCGGGAGCACCAGGACGACCAGCAGCCGCAGTACGGCACGGGGGGCTGGCAGCCCATGCCGCAGGGCGCGGACGGCGACCCGGACGCCACGGCGTTCGTGCAGTTGCCGCCGGAGGCGTTCCCCGAGGCCGACGCGGGCGCGCCGCTCGCGGCGCCGGGGCACGGGTACGTGCCGCCGCCGATAGCGGTTCCGGCGACGGACCCGGGGCAGACGGGGCAGTTCCAGATCCCGGAGGGGCTGAGCGGGCAGACCGCCCAGGAGGCACCGGAGACGTACGGGCACGGCGGGGCGTACGGGTACGGACCGGAAGCGGCCGGGCCCGGCCCGGACGACGGCCACGGCGGGGCGCACGGCCAAGGCCACGGCGACCAGCACGGCGACGGCGGGGCCCGGCCCCGGCGGTCGGGCGCCGGGGGCTTCGGGCAGGCGGGCCTGCGCGCGGTGGCGGAGAGCCGGCGCGCGGCGGCCAATGGGGGCACCCCCGCCAATGGGGGCGTAGCCGGTGGGGGAGGGTACGCGCAGGACGGTCCGGACGGCGGGCAGAGCGCGTACGGACTGCGGCTGGACGCCGGCCACGACGGCGGCGCGCAGCCGTGGGCGGACCCGGGCTACCCCGTGGACCCGGGCACAGGCACGTGGCCCGGCGCCGCCGCGCACGCGGACGCCGGCGAAGGACCGTACGGCGAGGTCCCCCCGGGCCCCGCGCAGCACCCCGCCGACCGTGAAGGCCCCCCCGCCGAGGGGCAGATCAGCGCCTGGCGCCCGGTGCCGCAGGACGGCGACACGTCGCCCGGCTGGGCGATCCCCACCGCGCCCGACGACCTGCCGGAGGACTCCGGCGAGTACGCGCTGCACGACCGCTCCGCGGGCGAAGGGCAGCCGGACGGCGACGCCCGGGAGCACGCGGCGCCGGAGGCGGACGTACCGCTGCCGCCGGAGACCGGCCGGGCCGGCCCCGTGGACGAACCGGCGCCGGAAGCCGTCCCGGCCGGGACCGGGCCGGAGCCCGCCCCCGCCTCCGCCCTCGCGGCGGACGAACACCCCCTCGCGTCGTACGTGCTGCGCGTCAACGGCGCCGACCGCCCGGTGACCGGCGCGTGGATCGGGGAGTCCCTGCTCTACGTGCTCCGCGAGCGGCTGGGCCTCGCCGGCGCCAAGGACGGCTGCTCGCAGGGCGAGTGCGGCGCGTGCTCGGTGAAGGTCGACGGCCGGCTCGTGGCGGCGTGCCTGGTACCGGCGGCGACGGCCGCGGGCGCCGAGATCCGCACCGTCGAGGGCCTGGCCGACCAGGGCGTGCACTCCGACGTGCAGCGCGCGCTGGCCGCGTCGGGCGCGGTGCAGTGCGGGTTCTGCGTGCCGGGCCTGGCGATGACGGTGCACGACCTGCTGGAGGGCAACCACTCGCCGAGCGACCTGGAGGCCCGCCAGGCGCTCAGCGGCAACCTGTGCCGCTGCACCGGCTACCGGGCCGTACTCGACGCCGTCCAGGAGGTCATCGCGGGCCGCCGCGCCCCGGACACGGAGGACGACACCGAGGGCGCCGAGCGCGCCCGCATCCCGCAGCAGGCGGGCCCGGGCGAAGGCGGTGCCCACCCCGCCCACGACACGGTCCGCATGCCCCCGCCCCGCCCCCGGAACCCCCACGAGGGAGGCCCCCGGTGA
- a CDS encoding xanthine dehydrogenase family protein molybdopterin-binding subunit: MPPGGPEAHGIGASLPAADLVAKTEGTFPYAADLWAEGLLWAALHRSPHAHARIVSVDTSAAEAMPGVRVVVTHRDLPDAADHGRGVRDRPVFAHDVVRHHGEPVAAVAADHPDTARLAAAAIAVEYELLDPVTDPQAAFGAEPLHPDGNLIRHIPLRYGDPQAAGEVVVEGMYRIGRQDPAPIGAEAGLAVPRPDGGVEIYAAATDPHSVRDQVSACLGLAADRVKVVVTGVPGATGDREDGSMQLPLGLLALRTGSPVKLLATREESFLGHAHRHPTLLRYRHHADSRGKLVKVEAQILMDGGAYADTSADALAAAVSFSCGPYVVPHAFVDGWVVRTNNPPSGHVRGEGAMQVCAAYEGQMDKLAAALGMDPAELRARNVMATGDLLPTGQTVTCPAPVAELLTAVREAPLPPAEAGLLPGGPEGAGEPGVVRRGVGYGLGMVHMLGAEGADEVATATVRVSGGVATVICAAVETGQGFATLARQIVQEVLGVDEVHTAPVDTDQPAAGPACHGRHTWVSGGAVERAAKMVRTQLLQPLAQKFGMSAELLTIADGKITSYDGVLSTTVAEALEGKELWATAQCRPHPTEPLDANGQGDAFVGMAFCAVRAVVDVDVELGAVRVVEMAVAQDVGKVLNPRQLAARIEAGVTQGVGAALMENLRTNKGIVRHPDLTGYPLPTALDAPDVRIVKLIEERDVVAPFGAKAASAVPVVTSPAAVAAAVRAATGRPVSRLPIRPQSAAVQ; this comes from the coding sequence ATCCCCCCGGGCGGCCCCGAGGCGCACGGAATCGGGGCCTCGCTCCCCGCGGCGGACCTCGTCGCCAAGACCGAGGGCACCTTCCCGTACGCCGCCGACCTGTGGGCCGAGGGCCTCCTCTGGGCCGCCCTGCACCGCTCCCCGCACGCGCACGCGCGGATCGTCTCCGTCGACACCTCCGCCGCCGAGGCCATGCCCGGCGTCCGCGTCGTCGTCACCCACCGCGACCTGCCCGACGCCGCCGACCACGGCCGGGGCGTACGGGACCGGCCCGTCTTCGCGCACGACGTCGTACGGCACCACGGCGAGCCTGTCGCCGCCGTCGCCGCCGACCACCCCGACACCGCGCGGCTGGCCGCCGCCGCCATCGCCGTCGAGTACGAACTGCTCGACCCCGTGACCGACCCGCAGGCCGCCTTCGGGGCCGAGCCCCTGCACCCCGACGGCAACCTGATCCGGCACATCCCGCTGCGCTACGGCGACCCGCAGGCCGCCGGCGAGGTCGTCGTCGAGGGCATGTACCGCATCGGCCGCCAGGACCCCGCGCCCATCGGCGCCGAGGCCGGTCTCGCCGTGCCGCGCCCCGACGGCGGCGTGGAGATCTACGCGGCGGCCACCGACCCCCACTCCGTACGCGACCAGGTGTCCGCCTGCCTGGGCCTGGCCGCGGACCGGGTGAAGGTCGTCGTCACCGGCGTCCCCGGCGCCACGGGCGACCGCGAGGACGGCTCCATGCAGTTGCCCCTCGGGCTGCTCGCGCTGCGCACCGGCTCGCCCGTGAAGCTCCTCGCCACCCGCGAGGAGTCGTTCCTCGGCCACGCCCACCGCCACCCCACCCTGCTGCGCTACCGGCACCACGCCGACTCCCGCGGCAAGCTCGTCAAGGTCGAGGCGCAGATCCTGATGGACGGCGGCGCCTACGCCGATACCTCGGCCGACGCGCTGGCCGCCGCGGTGTCGTTCTCCTGCGGCCCGTACGTCGTCCCGCACGCGTTCGTCGACGGCTGGGTGGTCCGTACGAACAACCCGCCCTCGGGCCACGTCCGCGGCGAGGGCGCCATGCAGGTGTGCGCGGCGTACGAGGGGCAGATGGACAAGCTCGCCGCCGCCCTCGGCATGGACCCCGCGGAGCTGCGCGCGCGCAACGTGATGGCCACCGGCGACCTGCTGCCCACCGGCCAGACCGTCACCTGCCCGGCACCCGTCGCCGAACTCCTCACGGCCGTACGCGAAGCGCCGCTGCCGCCCGCGGAGGCGGGCCTGCTGCCCGGCGGCCCCGAGGGCGCGGGCGAGCCGGGCGTCGTGCGCCGGGGCGTGGGCTACGGGCTGGGCATGGTGCACATGCTGGGCGCCGAGGGCGCCGACGAGGTGGCCACCGCGACCGTCCGCGTCAGCGGCGGCGTCGCCACCGTCATCTGCGCGGCCGTCGAGACAGGGCAGGGCTTCGCCACCCTGGCCCGGCAGATCGTGCAGGAGGTCCTCGGCGTCGACGAGGTGCACACCGCGCCCGTCGACACCGACCAGCCCGCCGCCGGGCCCGCCTGCCACGGGCGGCACACCTGGGTCTCGGGCGGCGCGGTGGAGCGGGCCGCGAAGATGGTCCGTACCCAACTGCTGCAGCCGCTGGCGCAGAAGTTCGGCATGTCCGCGGAGCTGCTGACGATCGCCGACGGTAAGATCACGTCGTACGACGGCGTGCTGTCGACGACGGTCGCGGAGGCGCTGGAGGGCAAGGAGCTGTGGGCCACGGCGCAGTGCCGCCCGCACCCGACGGAGCCGCTGGACGCCAACGGGCAGGGCGACGCGTTCGTGGGCATGGCGTTCTGCGCGGTGCGTGCGGTGGTGGACGTGGACGTGGAGCTGGGCGCGGTGCGGGTGGTGGAGATGGCCGTCGCGCAGGACGTCGGCAAGGTGCTCAACCCGCGGCAGCTCGCGGCCCGGATCGAGGCGGGCGTCACGCAGGGCGTGGGCGCGGCGCTCATGGAGAACCTCCGTACGAACAAGGGCATCGTCCGCCACCCCGACCTCACCGGCTATCCGCTGCCCACGGCGCTCGACGCGCCCGACGTGCGGATCGTGAAGCTGATCGAGGAGCGGGACGTGGTGGCGCCCTTCGGCGCGAAGGCGGCGAGCGCGGTGCCGGTGGTGACGTCGCCCGCGGCGGTCGCGGCGGCGGTGCGGGCGGCGACGGGGCGGCCGGTGAGCCGGCTGCCGATCCGGCCGCAGTCGGCGGCGGTGCAGTAA
- a CDS encoding DUF4440 domain-containing protein, translating into MTTHPRPGHAGSLRPYEAEQLPYAFAAAFNSGSPETLSRIYADDAVFVPRPGTCVSGRELVAANTEFQALGVPIRVEPRQVYATGDTALLVVDWVLDGKGKDGAHVRIEGTATDVARRGADGVWRYVIDNPFGTAAAA; encoded by the coding sequence ATGACCACTCACCCGCGCCCCGGCCACGCCGGCTCCCTCCGCCCGTACGAGGCCGAGCAGCTCCCGTACGCCTTCGCCGCCGCGTTCAACTCCGGCAGCCCCGAAACCCTCTCCCGGATCTACGCCGACGACGCCGTCTTCGTTCCCCGCCCCGGCACCTGCGTCTCGGGGAGGGAGCTGGTGGCGGCCAACACCGAGTTCCAGGCGCTGGGCGTGCCCATCCGGGTCGAGCCGCGGCAGGTGTACGCCACCGGGGACACCGCGCTGCTCGTCGTCGACTGGGTCCTCGACGGGAAGGGGAAGGACGGGGCGCACGTCCGCATCGAGGGCACCGCCACCGACGTCGCCCGCAGGGGAGCGGACGGGGTATGGCGGTACGTGATCGACAACCCTTTCGGTACGGCGGCCGCGGCGTGA